In Streptomyces sp. NBC_01551, one DNA window encodes the following:
- a CDS encoding lytic polysaccharide monooxygenase: MPARRTVTRLAAVGLAPLAVAAYATAPAVAHGSMTDPVSRVAACYAEGPEAPKSAACKEAVKASGAQAFYDWNAVNIANAAGKHQALIPDGKLCSAGNDKYRGLDLARADWPSSPMKAGEHTFRYKGTAPHKGSFELYVTKDGYDPAKPLKWSDLEPAPFAKVTDPGMQNGDYVFKGTVPNKTGRHLIYSIWQRSDSPEAFYTCSDVVFGKDSGGSGSGGAGVPSAKPSVTASAAAPAAPTAKAPTDQQIAAGEGKSSVEHNGHGDNDPKTNGESAPSPVAPVKETEAEAEPEASRSGAAVQAQSGDLAETGGSSATPVIAIAGATALAVGAAVLFGLARRRATTTGRRP, encoded by the coding sequence ATGCCCGCACGCCGTACCGTCACCCGACTCGCCGCCGTTGGTCTCGCCCCGCTCGCGGTGGCCGCGTACGCCACCGCGCCTGCGGTCGCGCACGGGTCGATGACGGACCCGGTCAGCCGGGTCGCGGCGTGCTACGCGGAGGGGCCGGAGGCCCCCAAGTCGGCCGCCTGCAAGGAGGCCGTCAAGGCGAGCGGGGCGCAGGCGTTCTACGACTGGAACGCGGTCAACATCGCCAACGCGGCCGGGAAGCACCAGGCGTTGATCCCTGACGGGAAGCTGTGTTCCGCCGGCAACGACAAGTACCGGGGTCTGGACCTGGCCCGCGCCGACTGGCCGTCGAGCCCGATGAAGGCCGGGGAGCACACCTTCCGCTACAAGGGCACCGCCCCGCACAAGGGCTCGTTCGAGCTGTACGTCACGAAGGACGGCTACGACCCGGCCAAGCCGCTGAAGTGGTCGGACCTGGAGCCGGCGCCGTTCGCCAAGGTCACCGACCCGGGGATGCAGAACGGGGACTACGTCTTCAAGGGGACCGTGCCCAACAAGACCGGCCGGCACCTCATCTACAGCATCTGGCAGCGCTCCGACAGTCCCGAGGCGTTCTACACCTGCTCCGACGTGGTGTTCGGGAAGGACAGCGGTGGGAGCGGCAGCGGTGGGGCCGGCGTGCCGAGTGCCAAGCCCAGTGTGACGGCGAGTGCGGCGGCTCCCGCCGCGCCGACCGCCAAGGCGCCGACCGATCAGCAGATAGCCGCCGGGGAGGGCAAGTCGTCCGTGGAGCACAACGGGCACGGCGACAACGACCCGAAGACGAACGGGGAGTCGGCGCCCTCCCCGGTCGCCCCGGTGAAGGAGACGGAGGCGGAGGCGGAGCCGGAGGCGTCGCGGTCCGGGGCCGCGGTCCAGGCCCAGTCCGGTGACCTCGCCGAGACCGGCGGCAGCAGTGCCACGCCGGTGATCGCGATCGCCGGGGCCACGGCCCTGGCCGTCGGCGCGGCCGTGCTGTTCGGGCTGGCCCGTCGCCGTGCGACGACGACGGGCCGTCGTCCGTAG
- a CDS encoding triacylglycerol lipase gives MLPWRRLLRPLAVLSLAAALVVPTGAAHAASAPSSGWNNWSCKPSAAHPRPVVLVHGTFGNSVDNWLGFAPYLVHRGYCVYSLDYGQLPGVPFFNGLGPIDKSAGQLDVFVDKVLASTGAAKTDIVGHSQGGMMPNYYLKFLGGAPKVNALVGLAPDNHGTTLSGLTQLLPYFPGAEDLISAATPGLADQIAGSAFVTKLNAGGDTVPGVKYTVIATKYDEVVTPYRSAFLSGSNVRNVVLQDLCALDFSEHVTIGLTDRIAWHEVLNALDPANAERTTCASVFS, from the coding sequence ATGCTGCCCTGGCGACGCCTGCTCCGCCCGCTGGCCGTCCTCTCCCTCGCCGCCGCGCTCGTCGTCCCCACCGGCGCCGCGCATGCCGCCTCCGCCCCGAGCAGCGGCTGGAACAACTGGTCCTGCAAACCGTCAGCAGCCCATCCCCGCCCCGTCGTCCTCGTGCACGGCACCTTCGGGAACTCGGTCGACAACTGGCTCGGCTTCGCGCCGTACCTCGTCCACCGCGGGTACTGCGTCTACTCCCTCGACTACGGACAACTGCCGGGCGTGCCCTTCTTCAACGGGCTCGGTCCCATCGACAAGTCGGCCGGCCAGCTCGACGTCTTCGTCGACAAGGTGCTCGCCTCCACCGGAGCCGCCAAGACCGACATCGTCGGGCACTCCCAGGGCGGCATGATGCCGAACTACTACCTCAAGTTCCTCGGCGGCGCCCCCAAGGTCAACGCCCTGGTCGGGCTCGCCCCCGACAACCACGGCACCACCCTGAGCGGACTCACCCAGCTGCTCCCGTACTTCCCCGGCGCCGAGGACCTGATCAGCGCGGCGACCCCGGGCCTGGCCGACCAGATCGCCGGATCCGCCTTCGTCACGAAGCTGAACGCGGGCGGCGACACCGTCCCCGGCGTGAAGTACACGGTCATCGCGACCAAGTACGACGAGGTGGTCACCCCGTACCGGAGCGCGTTCCTGAGCGGGTCGAACGTACGCAATGTGGTCCTCCAGGACCTGTGCGCCCTGGACTTCTCCGAACACGTGACCATCGGCCTGACCGACCGGATCGCGTGGCACGAGGTGCTCAACGCCCTCGACCCGGCCAACGCCGAACGGACCACCTGCGCGTCGGTCTTCAGCTGA
- a CDS encoding DNA polymerase III subunit alpha encodes MPGFTHLHTVSGFSMRYGGSHPERLAERAADRGMDALALTDRDTLAGAVRFAKACGAAGIRPLFGVDLAVSPAPSPRTGSRGPEPSHRRRTPVKGGAFIDESAPRAVFLARDGATGWAELCRMVTAAHADPAPGAGPGTGTGATPGSGSGARPQPVLPWEALRGTGVSVLLGPGSEVGRALAAGRPDRAARLLAPWREIYGDALRLEAVHHGRPGTGPGSLRLAARTVGFAAEQGVPAVLTNAVRYADPGQGPVADILDAARRLVPVDPRRPLDGGERWLKDPAAMAAAADRIAQAAGLRPADARGLLAETRRSAEACAVDPEDDLGIGSVRFPEAHLVGAAHRTAQRVLASRASAGMVLRGYADERAYWERMHEELDVIAYHGFASYFLTVAQVVDDVRAMGIRVAARGSGAGSLVNHLLGIAHADPVANGLLMERFLSKRRHVLPDIDIDVESARRLEVYRRIIDRFGTERVATVSMPETYRVRHAIRDVGAALSMAPAETDRLAKAFPHIRARDARAALAELPELRDVRGEEHGRLWELVEALDALPRGIAMHPCGVLLSDASLLARTPVVPSSGEGFPMSQFDKDDVEDLGLLKLDVLGVRMQSAMAHAVAELRRATGEELDLDDPAQVPPGDGATYELIRSAETLGCFQIESPGQRDLVGRLQPATFHDLVVDISLFRPGPVAADMVRPFIEARHGRAPVRFPHEDLEQALRETYGVVVFHEQIIEIVHVMTGCGRDEADRVRRGLSDPQSQGRIKVWFAATAGRRGYSPEVIGRTWEIVEAFGSYGFCKAHAVAFAVPTYQSAWLKAHHPAAFYAGLLTHDPGMYPKRLLLADARRRGVPVLPLDVNRSAVAHRIELVSDVPPLWGLRLALADVHGISEAEAGRIESGQPYASLRDFWDRAHPGRPVAERLAQVGALDAFGANRRDLLLHLSELHGAQRAAGTRGAGQLPLGGGKSTAAVGLPDLTDAERLSAELGVLGMDASRHLMGEHHAFLAELGVIPARRLRETAHGQTVLVAGAKAATQTPPIRSGRRVIFTTLDDGTGLVDLAFFDDSHEACAHTVFHSFLLLVRGVVQRRGPQSLSVVGAAAWNLAELVELRAAGGVDAVAARLSEPMGGGGAGGGAGAGSGGGDGAGAGDGTGGGAAEGTGDRGRRIHLPTGYEMNPWADLQPPGNGAATGRKLWHSSPGSAG; translated from the coding sequence GTGCCTGGTTTTACGCATCTGCACACCGTTTCGGGGTTCTCCATGCGCTACGGAGGCTCCCACCCCGAACGCCTGGCGGAGCGCGCCGCCGACCGCGGCATGGACGCCCTCGCCCTGACCGACCGGGACACCCTCGCAGGCGCCGTGCGCTTCGCGAAGGCGTGCGGGGCGGCCGGCATCCGCCCCCTGTTCGGCGTCGACCTGGCCGTGTCGCCCGCCCCGTCCCCCCGGACGGGATCCCGGGGTCCGGAGCCCTCCCACCGCCGCCGGACCCCCGTCAAAGGCGGGGCCTTCATCGACGAATCCGCCCCCCGCGCCGTGTTCCTGGCCCGCGACGGGGCGACCGGCTGGGCCGAACTCTGCCGGATGGTCACCGCCGCCCACGCGGACCCGGCCCCCGGCGCGGGCCCCGGCACCGGCACCGGCGCGACACCCGGCTCCGGCTCCGGCGCCCGCCCGCAACCCGTACTCCCCTGGGAGGCCCTGCGCGGCACCGGCGTGTCCGTACTGCTCGGCCCCGGCTCCGAGGTCGGCCGGGCACTCGCCGCCGGCCGCCCCGACCGCGCGGCGCGGCTGCTCGCGCCCTGGCGGGAGATCTACGGCGACGCCCTGCGCCTGGAGGCCGTCCACCACGGCCGCCCCGGCACCGGTCCCGGCTCGCTGCGCCTGGCCGCCCGCACCGTCGGCTTCGCCGCCGAGCAGGGTGTCCCGGCCGTGCTGACCAACGCCGTCCGGTACGCCGACCCCGGCCAGGGCCCGGTCGCCGACATCCTCGACGCGGCCCGCCGCCTCGTCCCCGTCGACCCCCGCCGCCCCCTCGACGGCGGCGAGCGCTGGCTCAAGGACCCCGCCGCCATGGCCGCGGCCGCCGACCGGATCGCCCAGGCCGCCGGCCTGCGCCCCGCCGACGCGCGCGGGCTCCTCGCGGAGACCCGCCGTAGCGCCGAAGCCTGCGCGGTCGACCCCGAGGACGACCTCGGCATCGGCTCCGTCCGCTTCCCCGAGGCCCACCTCGTCGGCGCGGCCCACCGCACCGCCCAGCGGGTACTGGCCTCCCGCGCCTCCGCCGGCATGGTGCTGCGCGGCTACGCCGACGAGCGCGCGTACTGGGAGCGCATGCACGAGGAGCTCGACGTCATCGCCTACCACGGCTTCGCCTCGTACTTCCTGACGGTCGCCCAAGTCGTGGACGACGTAAGGGCGATGGGGATCAGGGTGGCCGCCCGTGGCTCCGGCGCCGGCTCGCTCGTCAACCACCTCCTCGGCATCGCGCACGCCGACCCCGTCGCCAACGGACTGCTGATGGAGCGCTTCCTGTCCAAGCGCCGCCACGTCCTGCCCGACATCGACATCGACGTGGAGTCCGCCCGCCGACTGGAGGTCTACCGGCGGATCATCGACCGCTTCGGCACCGAGCGCGTCGCCACCGTCTCCATGCCCGAGACCTACCGCGTCCGGCACGCCATCCGCGACGTGGGCGCCGCCCTGTCCATGGCCCCGGCCGAGACCGACCGGCTCGCCAAGGCCTTCCCGCACATCCGGGCCCGCGACGCCCGCGCCGCGCTCGCCGAACTCCCCGAACTGCGCGACGTGCGCGGGGAGGAACACGGGCGGCTGTGGGAGCTCGTCGAGGCGCTGGACGCGCTGCCGCGCGGGATCGCCATGCACCCGTGCGGGGTGCTGCTCTCCGACGCCTCGCTGCTCGCCCGCACCCCCGTGGTGCCCAGCAGCGGCGAGGGGTTCCCCATGTCCCAGTTCGACAAGGACGACGTGGAGGACCTCGGGCTGCTCAAGCTCGACGTGCTGGGCGTACGGATGCAGTCCGCGATGGCCCACGCGGTCGCCGAACTCCGGCGCGCCACGGGGGAGGAGCTCGACCTCGACGACCCGGCGCAGGTCCCCCCGGGCGACGGGGCGACGTACGAACTGATCCGCTCCGCCGAGACGCTGGGCTGCTTCCAGATCGAGTCCCCGGGCCAGCGCGACCTGGTGGGGCGGCTCCAGCCGGCCACCTTCCACGACCTGGTCGTCGACATCTCGCTGTTCCGGCCGGGCCCGGTCGCCGCCGACATGGTGCGGCCCTTCATCGAGGCCCGGCACGGGCGGGCTCCGGTCCGCTTCCCGCACGAGGACCTGGAGCAGGCGCTGCGCGAGACGTACGGGGTGGTGGTCTTCCACGAGCAGATCATCGAGATCGTGCACGTCATGACCGGCTGCGGCCGGGACGAGGCGGACCGGGTGCGGCGCGGGCTGTCCGATCCGCAGTCGCAGGGGCGGATCAAGGTCTGGTTCGCGGCGACGGCGGGCCGGCGCGGCTACTCGCCCGAGGTGATCGGCCGTACCTGGGAGATCGTCGAGGCCTTCGGCTCGTACGGGTTCTGCAAGGCGCACGCGGTGGCCTTCGCCGTGCCCACGTACCAGTCGGCCTGGCTGAAGGCCCACCACCCGGCGGCCTTCTACGCCGGGCTGCTCACCCACGACCCGGGCATGTACCCCAAGCGGCTGCTGCTGGCGGACGCGCGTCGGCGGGGCGTGCCGGTGCTGCCGCTGGACGTGAACCGGTCGGCGGTCGCCCACCGTATCGAACTGGTGTCCGATGTTCCCCCGCTGTGGGGGCTGCGGCTCGCCCTGGCCGACGTCCACGGGATCAGCGAGGCGGAGGCGGGCCGGATCGAGTCCGGGCAGCCGTACGCCTCGCTGCGCGACTTCTGGGACCGGGCGCACCCGGGTCGCCCGGTGGCCGAACGGCTCGCGCAGGTAGGCGCGTTGGACGCCTTCGGCGCCAACCGGCGCGACCTGCTGCTCCACTTGTCCGAACTGCACGGCGCCCAGCGGGCGGCGGGCACTCGGGGGGCCGGTCAACTCCCGTTGGGCGGTGGGAAGTCCACGGCCGCCGTCGGGCTGCCCGACCTGACCGACGCCGAGCGGCTCAGCGCCGAGCTGGGCGTCCTCGGCATGGACGCCTCGCGACACCTGATGGGCGAGCACCACGCCTTCCTGGCCGAGCTGGGCGTGATCCCGGCGCGGCGGCTGCGGGAGACCGCGCACGGGCAGACGGTCCTGGTCGCGGGCGCCAAGGCGGCCACCCAGACCCCGCCGATCCGGTCCGGGCGGCGGGTCATCTTCACGACCTTGGACGACGGGACCGGGCTGGTCGACCTGGCCTTCTTCGACGACAGCCACGAGGCGTGCGCGCACACCGTGTTCCACTCCTTCCTGCTGCTGGTACGGGGCGTGGTGCAGCGGCGTGGCCCGCAGAGCCTGAGCGTGGTCGGCGCGGCGGCCTGGAACCTGGCGGAGCTGGTGGAACTGCGGGCGGCGGGCGGGGTGGACGCGGTCGCGGCCCGGCTGTCGGAGCCGATGGGTGGGGGCGGTGCAGGGGGCGGTGCCGGTGCAGGTTCCGGGGGCGGTGACGGGGCTGGGGCCGGGGACGGGACCGGTGGCGGGGCCGCGGAGGGAACCGGAGACCGGGGCCGCCGGATCCACCTGCCGACCGGGTACGAGATGAACCCGTGGGCCGACCTCCAGCCCCCCGGCAACGGCGCCGCGACCGGCCGCAAGCTGTGGCACTCCAGCCCGGGGAGCGCGGGATGA